TCAAACACGATGATCGGCATCTTGTTATCCATGCAGAGCGAAAACGCCGTCGAATCCATCACCTTCAACTGCTTTTGCAGTGCATCGATGTAGCTGACGTCGGTGAAGCGCTTCGCCTTGGGATTCTTCTTTGGATCGGAATCGTAAATGCCGTCCACTTTGGTCGCCTTGAGAATCACCTCGGCCCCGATTTCGTTCGCGCGCAAGGCCGCCGCGGTGTCGGTCGAAAAATAGGGATTGCCTGTGCCGCCGCCAAAGATCACCACCCTGCCCTTTTCCAGATGGCGCACCGCGCGCCGGCGTATGAACGGTTCGGCTACCTGCGACATGGTGATCGCGCTTTGCACGCGCGTGGCGACGCCGATTTTCTCGAGGGCGTCCTGCAATGCGAGCGAG
This portion of the Verrucomicrobiia bacterium genome encodes:
- the pyrH gene encoding UMP kinase, with the translated sequence MKKKVQPKYSRILLKLSGEALGGTAGVGISSEAVQKMAEQIREVREFGVQVVIVIGGGNIFRGLQGCERGIERATGDYMGMLATVINSLALQDALEKIGVATRVQSAITMSQVAEPFIRRRAVRHLEKGRVVIFGGGTGNPYFSTDTAAALRANEIGAEVILKATKVDGIYDSDPKKNPKAKRFTDVSYIDALQKQLKVMDSTAFSLCMDNKMPIIVFDLFQPHNLRRVVCGEKVGTLVTG